The following coding sequences are from one Musa acuminata AAA Group cultivar baxijiao chromosome BXJ2-4, Cavendish_Baxijiao_AAA, whole genome shotgun sequence window:
- the LOC103983053 gene encoding pectin acetylesterase 8 produces the protein MLYANFYTWAYALILLILLKAEANFVDITYVESAIPKGAVCLDGSPPAYHLSPGFGSGVNNWLVHLEGGGWCNNITTCLARKNTRLGSSGQMAKQLAFSGILSNTQSFNPDFYNWNKVKVRYCDGSSFTGDVERVDPATNLHYRGARVWLAVMEELLARGMSKAENALLSGCSAGGLASILHCDSFRNLLPASAKVKCLSDAGYFINVKDISGAEHIKAFYNDVVTTHGSAKNLPLCTSMIEPGMCFFPQYMAQEIESPLFILNAAYDSWQIKNILVPTVADRHGSWHNCKLDIKLCSSAQLQIMQEFRLEFLNAVNGLGTPSSRGLFINSCYAHCQSEMQETWLLPNSPMLDKIPIAEAVGDWFYNRSAFQKIDCPYPCDSTCHNISLQDNSEA, from the exons ATGTTATATGCTAACTTTTACACATGGGCTTATGCTCTTATTTTATTGATACTCCTGAAAGCAGAAGCAAACTTTGTAGATATTACATATGTTGAAAGTGCTATACCCAAAGGTGCAG TTTGTTTGGATGGAAGCCCTCCAGCTTATCATCTATCCCCAGGTTTTGGATCAGGTGTCAATAATTGGTTGGTCCATCTTGAG GGAGGAGGGTGGTGCAACAACATAACAACTTGTCTAGCTCGAAAGAACACCCGTTTAGGTTCTTCCGGACAAATGGCAAAACAGCTTGCCTTTTCAGGGATCTTAAGCAATACCCAATCATTTAATCCAG ACTTCTACAACTGGAATAAGGTCAAGGTTCGTTACTGCGATGGTTCATCATTCACGGGAGATGTAGAAAGAGTTGATCCT GCTACCAATCTTCATTACAGAGGAGCCAGAGTGTGGCTTGCCGTGATGGAAGAACTACTTGCAAGGGGAATGAGCAAGGCAGAAAAT GCTCTTCTTTCTGGCTGTTCAGCTGGAGGATTGGCTTCCATACTCCATTGCGACAGCTTTCGCAACCTTCTTCCAGCAAGTGCCAAGGTTAAATGCCTTTCAGATGCTGGTTATTTCATAAATGT GAAAGATATTTCCGGAGCTGAACACATCAAGGCCTTCTACAATGATGTGGTGACAACACAT GGATCAGCAAAGAACTTGCCTTTATGCACTTCAATGATTGAACCTGGGATG TGTTTTTTCCCACAATACATGGCTCAGGAGATAGAGTCACCACTGTTCATTTTAAATGCAGCTTATGACTCATGGCAG ATAAAGAATATTTTGGTACCGACGGTTGCTGATCGTCATGGTAGTTGGCATAACTGCAAGCTTGATATAAAGCTGTGCTCTTCAGCTCAACTTCAAATAATGCAAG AGTTCAGGCTGGAGTTTCTGAATGCAGTGAATGGATTAGGGACCCCATCCTCTAGAGGTCTGTTCATCAATTCATGTTATGCCCACTGCCAATCGGAAATGCAGGAGACATGGTTACTTCCCAATTCTCCTATGCTTGACAAGATA CCAATTGCAGAGGCAGTCGGAGACTGGTTTTACAACCGAAGCGCCTTCCAGAAGATTGACTGCCCATATCCTTGTGACTCGACTTGCCACAACATTTCTTTACAGGACAACTCAGAAGCATAG
- the LOC103983051 gene encoding abscisic acid 8'-hydroxylase CYP707A2 codes for MDPASAAMYPSSAAVITSTLLVMLSLIFCFFLFLYLLCSLLPRAFAAGRAAPRKLPLPPGSMGWPYIGETFQLYSNNPDTFFALKQKRYGAIFKTHILGCPCVMVSSPEAARFVLVTRAHLFKPTFPASKERMLGRQAVFFQQGDYHARLRRLILRAFLPEAIRRSVARIEAVALRTLQSWDGRLVNTFQEMKTYAFNVAIVSIFGKDELSYLEELKQCYYTLEKGYNSMPINLPGTLFFSAMKARKQLAHIVAKIVSSRRMQRTNEASNDLLGSFMEAKEALSDDQIADNMIGVIFAARDTTASVLTWIVKYLGDNPSILQAVTEEQEEVMKKKEAGNEEKSLTWADTKRMPLTLRVIQETMRVASILSFTFREAVEDVEYEGYLIPKGWKVLPLFRNIHHSPENFSDPEKFDPSRFEASPKPNTFLPFGNGTHACPGNELAKLEMLVLLHHLITKYRWSMSGYESGIQFGPFALPLNGLPLRFSLKSPVEDRAA; via the exons ATGGATCCCGCTTCCGCCGCTATGTATCCGTCCTCTGCAGCCGTGATCACCTCCACGCTTCTCGTCATGTTGTCCCTCATCTTCtgcttcttccttttcctctaCCTCCTCTGCTCTCTCCTCCCGAGGGCCTTCGCCGCCGGGCGAGCAGCGCCCCGTAAGCTGCCCCTGCCTCCCGGCTCCATGGGCTGGCCTTACATCGGTGAGACTTTCCAGCTCTACTCCAACAATCCCGACACCTTCTTCGCCCTCAAACAGAAGAG GTACGGGGCGATATTTAAGACCCACATCCTGGGGTGTCCTTGCGTGATGGTGTCCAGCCCTGAGGCGGCGAGGTTCGTGCTGGTGACGCGGGCGCACCTGTTCAAGCCGACGTTTCCCGCGAGCAAGGAGCGGATGCTGGGTCGCCAGGCCGTCTTCTTCCAGCAGGGCGACTACCACGCCCGGCTCCGCCGTCTCATCCTCCGGGCGTTCTTGCCCGAAGCCATCCGCCGCTCCGTCGCCCGCATCGAGGCGGTCGCCCTCCGGACCTTGCAGTCGTGGGACGGCCGTCTCGTCAATACCTTCCAGGAAATGAAGACG TACGCATTCAATGTGGCGATCGTATCCATCTTCGGGAAGGACGAGCTCTCCTACTTGGAGGAACTGAAACAATGCTACTACACCCTCGAGAAGGGCTACAACTCCATGCCCATCAACTTGCCCGGGACGCTCTTCTTCAGCGCGATGAAGGCCAGGAAGCAGCTGGCCCACATCGTGGCCAAGATCGTGTCCTCCAGGAGGATGCAGAGGACAAACGAGGCCAGTAATGACCTGCTCGGTTCTTTCATGGAAGCCAAAGAAGCGCTCTCCGACGACCAGATTGCAGACAACATGATCGGCGTCATCTTTGCAGCCCGAGACACCACCGCCAGTGTGCTCACCTGGATCGTGAAGTACCTGGGAGACAACCCCAGCATCTTACAAGCGGTCACG GAAGAGCAAGAGGAAgtaatgaagaagaaagaagcagGCAACGAGGAGAAGTCCCTAACATGGGCCGACACCAAGCGGATGCCGTTGACTTTGAGGGTGATTCAGGAGACCATGAGAGTGGCCTCCATCTTATCCTTCACCTTCAGAGAAGCGGTGGAAGATGTGGAGTACGAAG GGTATCTGATTCCCAAGGGATGGAAGGTGTTGCCACTCTTCAGAAACATTCACCACAGCCCGGAAAACTTCAGCGACCCAGAAAAGTTCGATCCCTCCAGATTCGAG GCGTCTCCCAAGCCCAACACCTTCCTGCCATTTGGAAACGGGACCCATGCCTGCCCTGGAAATGAGCTAGCGAAGCTGGAGATGCTGGTCCTCCTCCATCACCTCATCACCAAATACAG GTGGTCTATGTCGGGTTACGAGAGCGGAATCCAATTTGGACCTTTTGCGCTGCCATTGAATGGCCTACCCCTGCGATTCTCTCTCAAGTCACCAGTGGAGGACCGAGCTGCTTGA